DNA sequence from the Pelosinus sp. IPA-1 genome:
TATAAAGGGATTTTAATAAATATTGGAATTCAAAAAATTGCAATAATCCTTTACTTTCACAGTAAAAAAATGTATACTAATGATTGAGCCCATCTAAATAGGTCTAGTGAGATTCCATTATATATCCTTCTCAAGTAGGTTTTTGGTAAGGACAGTAGTGAACCCTAAACCATTTTGGGCCATAAAATTTGAGGGGGACTATCACAATGGTTCAAGACAAAAATTTAACATGCCGCGAATGTAACGCAGAATTCGTGTTCTCAGCTTCAGAACAAGAATTTTACAACGAAAAAGGTTTCACTAATGAGCCTGGCCGTTGCCCACAATGCCGTGCAGCTCGCAAACAAAGAAATAATGGCGGTAGCAGCTTTAACCGTGGTGGCGCTCGTCCACAACGCGAAATGCATGATGTAACTTGTGCAGCTTGCGGTGTAGAAACACAAGTGCCTTTCCGTCCAAGCAGCGATCGTCCTGTATATTGCCGCGATTGCTTCAGCAAAAATAGCGGTCGTTAATACATATTAACGATGAACTCCTTCTACTATTGTAGAAGGAGTTTTTTTGATAAAGATATTAACCACAGAGGCGCAGAAAACACAGAGCAAGAGATTGTGGTTAACGTAGTAGATATACACCTCTGCGTCCTCTGTGGTTCGAAAAAAGGTCTATATTTTACTTAGTTACTTATTTCTTTCTTTATTTTCACATTATTGTTATTATTTTTTCGATAGTATGTATTTTTTTTCACTTAAGATCTATACAAACCTATGAGCTGGGAGTTATAATTACTAATAGGGTTAACATATACTAAGAATACAATATTGTACAAACTTTAGGAGGATGATGTCAGGATGAAAATTACTGTCGTTGGTGCTGGTAATGTAGGCGCAACTTGCGCAAATGTAATTGCACAAAGAGAATTAGCAAGTGAATTGGTATTGCTCGATATCAAAGAAGGCGTATCAGAAGGTAAAGCTCTAGATATGATGCAAACTGCTACTTTGCTCGGATTTGATACTCGGGTTAGTGGTAGTACAAATGATTATAGCAAAACTGCTGGTTCTGATGTAGTTGTCATCACTTCCGGTATTCCTCGTAAACCTGGTATG
Encoded proteins:
- a CDS encoding zinc-ribbon domain containing protein is translated as MVQDKNLTCRECNAEFVFSASEQEFYNEKGFTNEPGRCPQCRAARKQRNNGGSSFNRGGARPQREMHDVTCAACGVETQVPFRPSSDRPVYCRDCFSKNSGR